The Fluviispira sanaruensis sequence GCGATGGTGATGCCGTAAAACCCAACAAGGACTTAAAAGTAAAGGGTTCCTCGATGGTTATTAAACGAGGAACGGTTATTAAAAAAATAAAAATTATTGAAGACAATGAAAAAGAAATTGAATGCCGTGTCGATGGGGTTGAACTAAAACTCGAAGTCCGCTGGTTGCAAAAAGTTTAAGCATTCTATTATAGACAAAATTAAAATAAATAGACTCGAAACAAATCCCTTGATATCTTATAAGTCAATACAATCATTATTTTTATTTAAATTTATTTATTTTATATAAAGATAACAATAAGCTAAAAGGGTATTTGATGAAAAAACTTTTATTTGTAAGTTTTGCTTCTTTATCTTCTATAACTCATGCCAATGCCCATTTGGTGATGTCATACGTAGAAGTCAATTCGAATCAATTGTCTAATGTTGGCTGTTTTGTCCGCTCAGACAATAATCAACCATTGATTCAAATGACATCAATTTTCGCTGCGAATATCAATGGGGATAATCCAAACAATCCTGTTATATATTTCAATCCGCAAGTCATGAATCTTTTGAGTAATGATTACAAACAAATAGAGGACTTACAGAAAAAAGGAATAAAAGTTTTAATTACTTTGCTTGGAAACCATCAAAACGCAGGTTGGGCCTGTATGACAAATACGCTAAGTAAGATCAAATTTGCAAAAGA is a genomic window containing:
- a CDS encoding alkylphosphonate utilization protein, whose product is MDVKDSSGNILCDGDAVKPNKDLKVKGSSMVIKRGTVIKKIKIIEDNEKEIECRVDGVELKLEVRWLQKV